The Candidatus Koribacter versatilis Ellin345 genome has a segment encoding these proteins:
- a CDS encoding KpsF/GutQ family sugar-phosphate isomerase, which produces MSKTGENVVRIEAEALRELADRIAGPMAADFQRAVDLLACCGGRVVVSGMGKSGLIGRKMAATFSSTGAPALFLHPAEAMHGDLGMIARGDVVIALSASGETEEILNLLPTIKRLGAPVITMTCDNLYANGAKRSTLAQAADVALDCSIAQEACTLGLAPTASTTTMLALGDALAMALAEKRGFKEEDFANLHPGGKLGKRLTKVSALMHAGDAIPRVTAETKMSDVIYEMSRKKLGVTTVVKGEKLLGIISDGDLRRLLEHRGKDVMDLTAGECMTSSPKTIHPEAYATAALDLMEQRKITSLAVVDSNGELKGIVHLHDLWGTEML; this is translated from the coding sequence ATGTCCAAGACTGGCGAGAACGTCGTCCGCATTGAGGCCGAAGCCCTGCGCGAGTTGGCCGACCGTATAGCCGGTCCCATGGCCGCCGACTTCCAGCGCGCCGTCGATCTTCTCGCTTGCTGCGGAGGTCGCGTCGTCGTGAGCGGCATGGGCAAAAGCGGCTTGATCGGACGCAAGATGGCCGCGACGTTCAGCTCTACCGGCGCTCCGGCGTTGTTCCTGCATCCCGCTGAGGCCATGCACGGTGATCTCGGCATGATTGCCCGCGGCGACGTCGTCATCGCGCTCTCCGCCAGCGGCGAAACCGAAGAAATTCTCAACCTGCTGCCGACCATCAAGCGCCTCGGCGCCCCGGTCATCACCATGACCTGCGACAACCTCTACGCCAATGGGGCCAAGCGTTCAACGCTCGCGCAGGCCGCCGACGTCGCGCTCGATTGCTCGATCGCGCAGGAAGCCTGCACCCTCGGCCTTGCGCCAACAGCCTCAACTACGACGATGCTGGCGCTCGGCGACGCACTCGCCATGGCCCTGGCCGAGAAGCGCGGCTTCAAAGAAGAGGACTTCGCCAACCTCCACCCCGGTGGCAAGCTAGGCAAGCGCCTCACCAAAGTCAGCGCGCTAATGCATGCGGGAGACGCCATCCCGCGCGTTACGGCCGAAACAAAAATGTCCGACGTGATCTACGAGATGTCGCGCAAAAAACTCGGCGTTACGACCGTCGTCAAGGGCGAAAAACTTCTCGGCATCATCAGCGACGGCGACCTGCGTCGCCTGCTCGAGCATCGCGGAAAAGATGTAATGGATCTCACCGCTGGCGAGTGCATGACGTCGAGTCCGAAGACGATTCATCCCGAAGCCTACGCCACCGCCGCCCTCGACTTGATGGAGCAGCGCAAAATTACTTCGCTCGCGGTCGTCGACAGCAACGGCGAACTTAAAGGTATCGTCCACTTGCATGATCTGTGGGGAACGGAGATGTTGTGA